The genome window AGGAATTTGAGGCCAATCTCTTTATCGGTTGTATCGGCGGCTTTTTGATTGCCATTATGTCTTCCATGTTTGGTTTCGGCGGCGGGCCTTTCATAGTGCCACTTATGACTGTCGGCATGGGACTTCCGATGTACATTGTTGTCGGGAGTTCGCTCCTTGCCATCTTTTTTAACACACTTATGGGTACTATAAGGCACTATCAGTTCGGAAATTTTGATCTCATACTCTTTTTATCGATGTTCCCTGCGGCATTACTTGGGGGTTATATAGGTCCACAGATAGCCAAAAGGGTGAGCCCTTTAATGGTAAAAAGGATTGCGGTTGTAGGGCTTTTGCTCCTGGCGCTGAATCTTTTGAACATATTTTAGATTTGTAAAAATTCATTTCGACTACCCTTTCTTTTTGCCGCAGGCCCTCCTCCCTCCATTAAAGAAAGGGTAGTCTTTCTTCCGTTGGTTTTTAGAAATTTCCTGATGCGAGACATCTCATAGCAAGGCAGCTCCATTTTATCAAAAAAGCCGCAATCCATGCAAGTATAAGTAGATAACTTACAGTAAATACAGTCCAGCCAACAGAGCCCGTCTCCCTCCAGATGGTTATAATCGTCACTATGCAAGGCGTATAAATGAGCACGAAGACCATAAAGGCAAGGGCGGTGGCTGGAGTAAGACCGCTTTTTCGAAGGACATCTTTAAGGTCATGGGTATCTTCCCCCTGGTCATCGGCCTGAAACAGCACGCCCATGGTGCTCACCACCACCTCTTTCGCCACAAATCCTGTAAGAAGGCTCACCCCTAGGCGCCAGTCAAAACCAAGCGGCCTGAGCACCGGTTCGATAGCCTTTCCTATGCGACCTATGTAGCTGTGCGCCATGCGTTCCTTGGCCATTTTCCTTTCTATAGTGCGTAGTCTTTCTTTTAGTTGACCCGTTAGCTGCATTTGTTTAGATGGATCGTTGCTCTGTGAAGCAGCCGCTATATCCTTTTCGATAGATGATTTCTGGGTCGGATAGTCTTGACTATATGGCACATTTCTTGGGAATGCCCCGAGAAACCAGATCACTATGGAAAAGGCTAGGACTACCCCACCCATCTTTTGAAGATATACTTTTGCCTTATCCCACATGTGTATAATGAGGCTCTTGATGGTCGGGAGCCTGTATGGAGGGAGCTCCAGTACAAAAGGTGCGGCTTCGCCTTTGAAAAGGAGGCGTTTAAATAACTGTCCCATTAGGATAGCAAGGACTATCCCGAGGATATAAACGAAGAAGATTATATTGCCTTCCCTGCCGGGGAAGAAGACGCTGGCAAGCAGCACATACACAGGAAGCCTGGCAGAGCAACTC of Dissulfurimicrobium hydrothermale contains these proteins:
- a CDS encoding sulfite exporter TauE/SafE family protein; the protein is MKVEFWGQEFEANLFIGCIGGFLIAIMSSMFGFGGGPFIVPLMTVGMGLPMYIVVGSSLLAIFFNTLMGTIRHYQFGNFDLILFLSMFPAALLGGYIGPQIAKRVSPLMVKRIAVVGLLLLALNLLNIF